In the genome of Candidatus Margulisiibacteriota bacterium, one region contains:
- the flhB gene encoding flagellar biosynthesis protein FlhB: MADPSKTEKATPRRQQEARKKGNVAKSPEVGTAVTLLVAVILLKVGGKSLYKYFSFITQNYFTRLHEFEINSETVSSIFMEILFHILVIVLPIMVIFFSVVILSNLLQVGFLLTIEPIKPSFSKLNVIKGFKNLFSKTALATLFKSIAKIVFVGYLAFSTIRDNLPTIVNFFFQDMESNLMGVSAIALKILIKLTFAFILIAIMDYTFQRYNRNQKLKMSKQEIKDEYKRTEGDPIIKGAIRRKQMEMARRRMMSEIPKADVVITNPTHIAIAISYNAQKMRAPKVVGKGMNKIAEKIKELAKENNIPIVENPPVARALFKACEVDKEIPADLYSTVAEILTYVYKMNGKTFGI; this comes from the coding sequence ATGGCTGATCCGTCCAAAACCGAAAAGGCAACTCCTCGGCGACAACAAGAAGCACGAAAAAAAGGCAATGTAGCTAAAAGTCCAGAAGTAGGCACCGCCGTTACTCTACTTGTAGCGGTTATCCTTCTAAAAGTAGGCGGTAAGTCTTTATATAAATACTTTTCCTTCATAACTCAAAATTATTTTACTCGCCTTCATGAATTTGAAATAAATTCAGAAACTGTCTCTTCTATTTTCATGGAAATTCTTTTCCATATTCTAGTTATAGTTTTACCCATCATGGTTATCTTCTTTTCGGTTGTAATATTAAGCAATCTTCTGCAAGTTGGGTTCCTCTTAACTATCGAGCCGATTAAGCCTAGTTTTAGTAAACTAAATGTAATCAAAGGATTCAAAAATCTTTTCTCCAAAACAGCGCTAGCTACTTTATTTAAATCTATAGCTAAAATTGTTTTTGTTGGATATCTCGCTTTTTCCACAATTAGAGACAATTTACCAACAATAGTTAACTTTTTCTTTCAAGACATGGAGTCAAACCTGATGGGAGTCTCGGCCATAGCCTTAAAAATACTAATTAAGCTGACCTTTGCCTTCATTTTGATTGCGATCATGGATTATACTTTTCAGCGATATAACAGAAACCAAAAACTAAAAATGAGTAAGCAAGAAATTAAAGATGAATACAAAAGAACAGAAGGCGACCCCATCATCAAAGGTGCTATTCGCAGAAAACAAATGGAAATGGCTAGAAGAAGAATGATGTCAGAAATCCCTAAAGCAGATGTAGTCATTACAAACCCTACCCACATTGCCATCGCAATTAGCTATAATGCTCAAAAAATGCGAGCCCCAAAAGTAGTAGGCAAAGGTATGAATAAAATTGCGGAAAAAATTAAAGAGCTAGCCAAAGAAAACAATATCCCAATCGTGGAAAATCCGCCTGTTGCTCGAGCGTTATTCAAAGCCTGTGAGGTTGATAAAGAAATACCAGCAGATTTATATTCCACAGTTGCTGAAATACTAACGTATGTGTACAAGATGAATGGGAAAACATTTGGAATATAG
- the fliR gene encoding flagellar biosynthetic protein FliR: MEQLFEQSHIYLFLLIFVRVSGIFVTAPIFSTRIIPVHIKVLISLYLSYVVLQFHGLSPLAYKDIHLFIFAILILTEAIIGTLIGFIANLAFNMIQFGGRLLDILMGMHIASIMDPLSREQQSLIGQLQYIIVILLFLTFNGHHLIILGLVQSFDILPIGTLTFTSAFSETFLKIISQTFILGMKFAAPIMAILFLIDFCLGVIAKSVPQMNVFLTGMPLKALSGFMLFFLLFIFYGSYFSSVPELMFEHIITILRVL; this comes from the coding sequence ATGGAACAATTATTTGAACAATCCCATATTTATCTTTTTCTGCTTATTTTTGTAAGAGTTTCTGGAATATTTGTAACAGCACCGATTTTCTCTACAAGGATAATCCCTGTACACATCAAAGTGTTAATCTCTCTTTATTTAAGCTATGTTGTCTTGCAGTTTCATGGACTTTCACCTCTAGCCTACAAAGACATCCATCTGTTTATCTTCGCAATTTTAATCTTAACTGAAGCCATTATTGGAACATTGATTGGGTTTATTGCTAACTTAGCCTTTAACATGATTCAATTTGGTGGCAGGTTACTGGATATTCTCATGGGCATGCACATCGCAAGCATCATGGACCCGCTTTCACGGGAGCAACAATCACTAATTGGCCAGCTACAATATATAATAGTTATTCTACTTTTTCTAACCTTTAATGGGCATCATCTGATAATTCTTGGGCTAGTACAAAGTTTCGATATCTTGCCAATTGGCACATTAACTTTCACCAGCGCTTTTAGCGAAACCTTCCTCAAAATCATCTCGCAAACATTTATACTCGGGATGAAATTTGCTGCTCCAATCATGGCAATACTTTTCTTAATTGACTTCTGCCTTGGTGTTATCGCAAAAAGCGTGCCACAAATGAATGTTTTCTTAACGGGGATGCCCTTAAAAGCCTTAAGCGGATTTATGCTATTCTTCTTGCTCTTTATTTTCTATGGAAGCTATTTTTCCTCAGTGCCAGAATTAATGTTTGAGCACATTATTACTATCCTCAGGGTACTCTAA
- a CDS encoding flagellar biosynthetic protein FliQ, giving the protein MGETFIINLGRQAIWIIVLTSGPILIATLILGVVISIIQAVTQIQDMTLTFVPKFFAVLLLLTIIGGSLLNTLQGFTIYIFSSIALFAR; this is encoded by the coding sequence ATGGGCGAAACATTTATTATTAACTTAGGAAGACAAGCTATCTGGATTATTGTTTTAACCTCTGGACCAATCCTTATCGCAACACTTATTTTAGGTGTTGTTATTTCGATAATTCAAGCAGTAACTCAAATCCAAGACATGACGCTAACCTTTGTGCCAAAATTTTTTGCTGTTTTATTGCTACTAACAATAATAGGTGGCTCACTACTAAACACTTTACAGGGGTTCACTATTTATATATTTTCTTCAATCGCACTTTTTGCGCGATGA
- the fliP gene encoding flagellar type III secretion system pore protein FliP (The bacterial flagellar biogenesis protein FliP forms a type III secretion system (T3SS)-type pore required for flagellar assembly.): protein MISIPQISLAVTQSSDPGTLNSALQMLILLTILSLAPSIIILFTSFTRIIIVLGFIRNALSTQQTPPTQVLVGIALFLTFLVMAPVAEKSYNEGIKPYTEGKITQELAIQRGMAPVREFMFKQTRKKDLLLFVRYAKLKPLNKEDIPTHILVASFVISELKTAFQMGFVLFIPFLIIDIVIASVLMSMGMMMLPPVMISLPFKILLFLLVDGWNLIVRSLLASFG, encoded by the coding sequence ATGATATCAATACCACAAATATCCCTTGCAGTGACCCAGTCATCAGATCCAGGAACATTAAATTCAGCATTACAAATGTTAATACTACTGACAATACTATCCTTAGCTCCTTCGATAATTATTTTATTTACTTCTTTTACGAGAATAATAATTGTCCTTGGTTTCATTAGAAACGCTCTGAGTACACAACAAACGCCACCAACACAAGTGCTCGTTGGAATAGCGCTATTCTTAACTTTTCTTGTTATGGCACCAGTAGCAGAAAAATCTTATAACGAAGGGATTAAGCCTTATACAGAAGGAAAAATCACCCAAGAGCTCGCTATTCAGCGAGGCATGGCACCAGTGCGCGAATTTATGTTTAAACAAACCAGGAAAAAAGACCTGCTACTTTTTGTTAGATATGCAAAATTAAAACCGTTAAATAAAGAGGATATTCCAACTCATATTCTGGTTGCTTCTTTTGTAATATCCGAACTCAAAACAGCTTTTCAGATGGGGTTTGTTCTCTTTATACCTTTTCTAATTATAGACATTGTTATAGCCTCCGTACTGATGTCCATGGGGATGATGATGTTGCCACCAGTTATGATTTCGTTACCTTTTAAAATATTATTATTCTTATTGGTTGATGGTTGGAATTTGATTGTTCGTTCTCTTTTAGCGAGCTTTGGATAA
- the fliN gene encoding flagellar motor switch protein FliN, which yields MVDKEANLEQEEKMDAPADTSLPPNIEDQKNASEPQLKTLANENFKNGSNDISIITEIPLELSVELGRTKKSIKDILNFGIGTVVELEKIAGEHVDLLANGKLLAKGEVVVVDDNFAIRITEIINNKQNTKND from the coding sequence ATGGTAGATAAAGAAGCAAATTTAGAACAAGAAGAAAAAATGGATGCACCAGCAGATACTAGTTTGCCTCCAAATATCGAAGACCAAAAAAATGCTTCCGAGCCACAGCTCAAAACATTAGCTAATGAAAATTTTAAGAATGGCTCCAATGACATTAGTATTATAACGGAAATCCCGCTTGAGCTTTCAGTAGAGTTAGGAAGAACTAAAAAATCTATTAAAGACATTTTAAACTTTGGTATAGGAACTGTCGTGGAGCTGGAAAAAATTGCTGGTGAACATGTCGACCTTTTGGCTAATGGCAAGCTTCTAGCTAAAGGGGAAGTTGTCGTTGTTGATGATAACTTTGCTATCAGAATTACAGAAATTATAAACAATAAACAAAACACAAAAAATGACTAA
- a CDS encoding flagellar basal body-associated FliL family protein, with amino-acid sequence MAEKEPTTENKTNKEEKNQEEPKKPSKKLLIIIIISSIVLVMLIATVVTAVILTKRSEKIEVQTKEMLYLVPMREFLVNLIDYGGRRFLKATIELEVDNPAVMAEITTKETILRNYIINILSSKTFNDVKDIEGKTALRKDIISKSNLILKTGKVLNVYFNEFIIQ; translated from the coding sequence ATGGCTGAAAAGGAACCCACAACTGAAAATAAAACAAATAAAGAAGAGAAAAACCAAGAAGAACCCAAAAAACCTTCCAAAAAATTACTCATTATTATCATAATATCTTCCATAGTTCTAGTTATGTTAATTGCAACTGTTGTAACTGCAGTCATCTTAACAAAAAGATCCGAAAAAATTGAGGTTCAGACCAAAGAAATGCTTTACCTAGTTCCGATGCGAGAATTCCTAGTTAATTTAATTGACTATGGAGGGCGCAGATTTCTGAAAGCAACTATTGAATTAGAAGTAGACAATCCAGCCGTCATGGCGGAAATAACAACCAAGGAAACTATTTTAAGGAATTACATTATCAACATACTTTCCAGTAAAACATTTAATGATGTTAAGGACATTGAGGGAAAAACAGCGCTGAGAAAAGACATTATTTCTAAAAGTAATTTAATTTTAAAAACTGGTAAAGTATTGAATGTCTATTTCAACGAGTTTATTATACAATAA
- a CDS encoding flagellar motor protein MotB yields the protein MANKKADDPKPGSPAWMATFSDLMTQILVFFVFLFTMSSLDVVKMRTAMISFSAAFGGYSTLKNSAFFDNQLMVPYPETSPDRLQGSQGDEMSSASLAEKLNDIMFMVKANNNEEEIQGKYNDQGNLEIVIKDKLLFESGSATLKPESYSILGKIGESLADIDNDIIVEGHTDDVPPTSKTGFRSNWELSSARALSVAQVFIKNSQIRPDRFSIAGYGEYKPLVQNTSERNKAINRRVSVIIVKEKMNGLY from the coding sequence ATGGCAAATAAAAAAGCTGATGATCCAAAGCCAGGGTCACCCGCATGGATGGCTACCTTTAGCGACTTAATGACGCAGATTCTTGTTTTCTTCGTCTTCCTTTTTACTATGTCTTCTCTTGATGTTGTAAAGATGAGAACAGCAATGATTTCCTTTAGTGCAGCTTTTGGTGGCTATTCAACTTTAAAAAACTCAGCTTTTTTTGACAACCAGTTAATGGTCCCCTACCCCGAAACTTCTCCTGATAGACTACAAGGTTCACAAGGCGACGAGATGAGCTCCGCTAGCTTGGCAGAGAAATTAAATGACATCATGTTTATGGTGAAAGCTAATAATAATGAAGAAGAAATCCAAGGCAAATACAATGACCAAGGAAATCTAGAAATAGTCATCAAGGACAAGCTTCTTTTTGAATCTGGCAGTGCGACTTTAAAACCTGAATCATATTCGATACTTGGGAAGATAGGTGAGTCGTTAGCGGACATCGATAACGATATTATCGTTGAGGGTCACACTGATGATGTTCCGCCTACTTCAAAAACTGGTTTCAGGTCTAACTGGGAGCTTTCATCCGCTAGAGCGTTAAGTGTGGCACAAGTATTCATTAAAAATTCTCAAATAAGACCAGATAGATTTTCTATTGCTGGATATGGTGAATACAAACCCCTAGTACAAAATACTTCAGAAAGGAACAAAGCAATCAACAGAAGAGTTTCAGTAATTATTGTCAAAGAGAAGATGAATGGGTTATATTAG
- a CDS encoding MotA/TolQ/ExbB proton channel family protein — protein MDKATLVGILLGAFFLVFGMGVSSVPSFINVPSLLVTFGGTFGAIFVSFTMPQVLSTITIAKKTFNNPVDDPITILNQILALSEKSRREGILALDKELKSVKIPFLVKGLQLVVDGSDADTVREVLEIEKDAIIERHKIGKDIFETLGAYAPAWGMIGTIIGLIQMLKSLEDPGSVGPAMAVALLTTFYGAVAANLFFIPMAGKLKIRSQEELFAKDLILAGIIAIQSGDNPRTIKEKLAGYLPPLQREQLEKNGK, from the coding sequence ATGGATAAGGCTACCCTTGTTGGAATCTTATTAGGAGCGTTCTTCCTAGTTTTTGGGATGGGTGTGAGTTCCGTACCCTCCTTTATAAACGTCCCCTCACTGTTAGTAACTTTTGGGGGGACGTTTGGAGCCATCTTCGTTAGCTTTACCATGCCCCAAGTACTTAGTACAATAACAATTGCTAAGAAAACATTTAATAATCCAGTTGATGACCCTATCACTATTCTGAATCAAATTCTTGCTCTCTCCGAAAAATCAAGACGAGAAGGCATCTTAGCACTAGACAAAGAACTAAAGTCTGTAAAAATCCCCTTTTTAGTTAAAGGGCTACAGCTTGTAGTCGATGGTAGCGATGCTGACACTGTTAGAGAAGTCTTAGAAATTGAAAAAGATGCCATTATTGAAAGGCACAAAATAGGTAAGGACATCTTTGAAACACTTGGTGCCTATGCTCCCGCTTGGGGAATGATTGGAACAATTATTGGGCTTATTCAGATGTTAAAGTCACTAGAAGATCCTGGTAGCGTTGGTCCTGCGATGGCTGTTGCGCTACTTACAACCTTCTATGGAGCGGTTGCTGCTAACCTCTTTTTTATTCCTATGGCTGGTAAGCTGAAAATCCGTTCCCAAGAAGAATTGTTTGCTAAAGATTTAATCTTGGCTGGTATTATCGCTATCCAATCTGGAGACAATCCAAGAACTATCAAAGAAAAACTTGCTGGATACTTGCCTCCATTACAAAGAGAGCAATTAGAAAAAAATGGCAAATAA
- a CDS encoding flagellar hook-basal body complex protein, which produces MLRSMFSGLAGLSNNQTALDVVGNNIANVNTVGYKSSKIEFTELLNQTIRGASSPQDSGRGGTNPIQVGLGVGTSAITVSHQQGNLQSTGIMSDLALQGSGFFILGDGEGQTFYTRAGSFNFDADGSLVHSSGMKAYGWMANVTGGIDRNSTIQALSIPVGQTISANPSTEINYAYNLDSRTYTLGTPVLATANSANVALVGGKFLGNEDDPLTLTVVEPTIKDVRGSHAISVYSETHTGENSNLNGTTTLGAQIGVTDISSFRVVIDGEEKTINLSNGTASSINQLISAINSQLTGVTATLTGGKIELTRTVAGDGKNIYVYDKKTTIDDNFLLNLTSTNIAIGSVDATESKAVWDYLVTTGIIDSAGALTADDAAISLISLNNVGGVDYSDLAVTVKTILKQLLNGGYINSTNGIASKVFGGGGANSTEWLPAAKTVGLKTGAGVLTASTVLGGLVNTNDLTVTANGKDYSFDISAAGISDTSKVADLISKFNNWALTQTTTTDEVPFYMGLNNKGNLFVTYTNANTLKPISIKDNVPADNNGIADLFFDDNIATTWEGDDVATNQFNKISTPAHINHTYTYAVDATTTNLSLNFGADDGSITGINGVTIDTNEAGFKTGNFIIQTVPATEYITSTTVYDSLGAERTVTLTFTREDDNQWSYRASGSGGVAGGGTLNFDSKGKIVPGIIGGGNNIIVPGINGADQLEINPSFNTVTQFADRSSLVHSSQDGYPNGSLSTYSISSDGTIIGIYSNGLNQNIGQIGVATFNNATGLLKSSDGMFVASNNSGEPQIGTANTGGRGTISAGTLEMSNVDIAKEFSNMIIYQRGFQANSKIITTGDEILQTLVNMKR; this is translated from the coding sequence ATGTTAAGATCCATGTTCTCAGGTCTCGCAGGTCTAAGTAATAATCAAACAGCCTTAGACGTAGTCGGTAATAATATCGCTAACGTCAACACAGTCGGGTATAAATCTTCCAAGATAGAATTCACAGAGCTTCTAAACCAAACAATAAGAGGTGCTTCGTCTCCTCAAGATTCGGGCAGAGGTGGTACTAACCCTATTCAAGTCGGTCTGGGTGTAGGAACATCTGCTATTACTGTTTCCCACCAACAAGGCAACTTACAATCAACAGGCATAATGAGCGACTTGGCTCTTCAGGGAAGTGGATTCTTTATCCTAGGCGACGGCGAAGGACAAACCTTCTATACCAGAGCTGGTTCCTTCAATTTTGATGCTGATGGCTCATTAGTGCATTCCAGTGGTATGAAGGCTTATGGTTGGATGGCAAACGTAACTGGAGGTATCGACAGAAACAGTACTATCCAAGCTTTGTCTATTCCTGTAGGACAAACCATTAGTGCTAACCCCTCCACAGAAATCAACTATGCTTATAACCTAGATTCGCGTACTTACACCTTAGGCACACCAGTGCTTGCTACTGCTAACTCAGCAAATGTTGCTCTTGTAGGTGGTAAGTTTCTTGGCAACGAGGATGATCCACTAACACTGACAGTAGTTGAACCAACAATTAAAGACGTAAGAGGAAGTCACGCAATTAGTGTTTATTCTGAAACTCATACTGGTGAAAACTCCAATCTCAATGGTACGACTACATTAGGAGCGCAAATTGGTGTAACTGATATCTCTAGTTTTCGCGTGGTCATTGATGGAGAAGAAAAAACAATTAATTTATCTAATGGCACAGCTAGTAGCATTAATCAACTTATCTCTGCTATCAATTCTCAATTAACCGGCGTAACGGCTACCCTAACTGGTGGCAAAATAGAACTCACAAGAACCGTTGCTGGTGATGGAAAAAATATTTATGTGTATGATAAAAAAACTACTATAGATGATAATTTTTTATTAAATCTTACTTCTACTAACATAGCAATTGGTAGTGTCGATGCCACTGAATCAAAAGCCGTTTGGGATTATCTAGTAACTACCGGCATCATTGACAGTGCTGGTGCTTTGACTGCTGACGATGCTGCTATTAGCTTAATTAGTTTAAATAATGTTGGGGGCGTAGATTATAGTGATTTAGCCGTAACCGTAAAAACAATTTTAAAGCAACTGTTAAATGGTGGCTACATCAATTCCACTAATGGTATCGCCTCTAAAGTTTTTGGAGGTGGTGGCGCAAACTCTACAGAATGGTTGCCAGCTGCTAAAACAGTTGGATTAAAAACTGGAGCTGGAGTACTCACCGCCTCAACTGTACTAGGAGGGCTAGTTAACACAAACGATTTAACGGTTACAGCAAATGGAAAAGACTATAGCTTTGACATAAGTGCTGCCGGAATTTCTGATACTTCAAAAGTTGCTGATTTAATTTCCAAATTCAACAATTGGGCGCTTACCCAAACCACCACGACTGATGAGGTGCCCTTTTACATGGGACTAAATAATAAAGGAAATTTATTTGTTACATATACGAATGCTAATACTCTAAAGCCAATATCAATTAAGGACAATGTGCCTGCTGATAATAATGGTATTGCAGATTTATTCTTCGATGATAACATTGCAACCACTTGGGAAGGAGATGACGTAGCAACTAATCAATTTAATAAAATCTCAACACCAGCACATATTAACCATACTTATACTTATGCCGTCGATGCAACCACCACAAATCTTAGTTTAAATTTTGGCGCCGATGATGGCTCTATCACTGGAATAAATGGGGTTACGATTGATACTAATGAAGCTGGGTTTAAGACAGGTAATTTTATTATTCAAACAGTTCCAGCTACAGAATACATTACTTCCACAACTGTTTATGACTCTTTAGGTGCAGAACGTACAGTTACTCTTACCTTTACTAGAGAAGATGACAATCAATGGAGTTACCGGGCATCTGGTAGTGGTGGCGTTGCGGGTGGGGGAACTCTTAACTTCGACAGTAAGGGCAAAATAGTGCCTGGCATCATTGGTGGAGGGAACAACATTATCGTACCAGGAATTAATGGTGCTGATCAATTAGAAATCAATCCCTCTTTTAATACAGTTACCCAGTTTGCGGATAGGTCTTCCTTGGTTCATTCGTCTCAAGACGGCTACCCAAATGGCTCACTTTCTACCTACAGTATCAGTTCAGATGGAACTATCATCGGGATTTATTCTAATGGTCTTAACCAAAACATTGGACAAATTGGGGTGGCTACGTTTAACAATGCAACTGGTCTTTTAAAGAGTTCAGACGGTATGTTTGTGGCTTCCAATAACTCTGGTGAACCACAAATAGGTACAGCCAACACAGGAGGAAGAGGAACAATCTCTGCCGGTACTTTGGAAATGTCCAATGTGGATATTGCCAAAGAGTTTTCTAACATGATTATTTATCAAAGAGGTTTCCAAGCTAATTCAAAAATCATAACAACTGGTGATGAAATTCTACAGACGCTAGTTAACATGAAGAGATAA